The segment GGCCAGAGAATCGAAAATAAACGACCGGCTTGCtaatttgcaaaaagaaaattacacatttttcaaacatgatttttaacaaaatttcaaagattcttatagaaatttttacataaaaataaactttaatatcttatttacatttaaaagcaaaaatattttaaatttctttaattttaatattattttgttaattttctaaattaacatTCACTTTTAACAACCGCATTGTTcagaaataaagtaaaaactaaaaaagagtAAGAAGAAGAATTGAAGGGCTCTCAATTAAAGCTGcactaaatgtaaacaaaactcttttttttaagtaaaggGAGAGTAAATGTGTGTGAGTAGGTGTGTGTGTGCaatgtttatttactttgtttatttacatttttaatgcaATGAGTGGGAAAGTAGgataattttgacatttttgttaataatatgcGTATTatgtaacaaaaatgtttaatttattaaaatatacattcttttttatataaattaattaaattgataATATTTCTGTTAAACAATTTAACGGTTTTTCTTCTAAGAACATTACAATCAGAAGATAGGTATAAAAATTCCGtgattaatttgaattttaatcaaaaaatcgaaaatgaaatcggcttaaaatattaaataagattcaattaagaaaaaaaaaacaaatctatgATTCCTCTGTCACTGCAAAAATGTAGAGGTGAAAGAGAAGTATGTAGTCCTAAGCAATAGCAGATGAAAATAACAACCATAATCCCAACAAGTATAAAGTAGAAGAAATTATGGAAGAGATGAATGACATCATAGAGGCTATTTGGTGACACTGTGAAAAAATGTTCCAGAAGATATTGAGTCAATTTTAAGACacttagtaagttagttggAAAGAAGGATGTAGTATATccatcaaatccgaagatatACACTTAGGCCTCTATCGAggctgttgtgcgctccttagccagtgtctcaggtgggaatcgaacccaccacctccggtctaccatactagaacactaaccactaacctaccggaggccaatTCGAAAGATACCTATATAGAGTTCCTCAAAGTCAAAGATAAACagattagaacagaactatgaAAACAAAAGTCTGCAGGCAGAATCCTACGATTAAAACACTGGAATGATATCTGCAACGCAGTTTATCTCACTGGGACATCTAGGACATCTGCCAATTTACACGATGTCAAAAAgttaattaacatgtttttctttaaaatctgaCGATTTTGCAACTATAAATGTAAGTCCTTTTAAAACATTCGAACTCGACTTTTTCatgtaccaaaatttatataatcgTTTAAGAAAATTAGCAAATGACTTACCTTTTCCTTAAATTTACGTAGTACTGCACTTTCTTGATGCacacaatatatttaaatttattttaattttatactagAACACTTttcctttttacttttttttctaaattggcAATcgctcttttattttttttttaattttcttttattttcacaaatattttttaaactgattttatttttatagctaatttgcattttcttaaacataattttctttactaCCATCAACgccatatttatttactttgacttatttctttctttatttatttaatcacAACTTTTACAACAACACTTCACTAACCGCTTATTTCcatcaaacaataacaacaacctaAGGCGGCTGAAAAATAACGAATGGCCAGAGAATCAAAAATGAACAAACGGCTtgctaatttgtaaaaaaaaattgcacaattttcaaatatgatttttaacaaaatttcaatgattctcatagaaatttttacataaaaataaactttaatattttatttatattttaaagcaaaaatattttgcatttctttaattttaataatattttgttaattttctaaattaactTTCACTTTTAACAACCGCATTGTTcagaaataaagtaaaaactaaaaaaagagtAAGAAGAAGATTTAAAGGGCTCTCAATTTAAGCTGcactaaatgtaaacaaaactctTTTCTTTTAAGTGAAGGGAGAGTAAATGTGGGTGAGTAGGTGTGTGTGCaatgtttatttactttgtttatttacatttttaatgcaATGAGTGGGAAAGtaggataattttaaaaatttttttgtgtttttgtcaataatatgCGTATTATGtaacaaatatgtttaatttatttaaatataaattcttttttatagaaattaggtaaattattttttctgttaaatagTTTATCGAATTTTCTTCTAAcccaatttcatttaaaaatcatttgctGGTAAGATTATTAAAATGTTGGTTTGTTTCTGTAAAAAGAGgatttataaaccatttaaaTCTACCATCTATAAGTATAGATGCCACCTACACGACGATCTGCAGGACTATTACCATAAGGACCACCCACATGTTGGGAATAACCTCCAGTTATATCAAAAGAATGTTTATCACCACTTTCGTAAACATTTTTACGCACATCGGCAATGAAATCATAACCATCCTTTTGATTACCACCTCCCGCAACAAAGATCTTGGGATCCTATTGAATAATTAAacagaaattataaacaaaagtttctttattcatttaaaaattattaaatacctTTATTTTCTCAGGCTGGGCGAAAACAGCAGCCATAGTAAtagcaaaaaaacacaaacaattttaattttgtttgaaacgacattttggtaataaaatttcaaattgaactATTAGCTTCTTTTTCAATAACGCAGCGTTACCACGAATCAAGTCATACTCAGCCAAATATTGTCATTCCAGTAAAAGCTGTATCAACCAAAAGTTTTTTACCCAAGAAAAAACTATCCGCCACcgtaaaacttttaaagtcaCTTTCAATGTCCCACTTTGAAGTTGGACTGCATATTCTGGGCGTATTCTTAGCATCCAACAAGGCATTTGTATTTGGTGCAGGTTCTCTGTAATGATGTGGCTAGATTTTTGCAGCttttaacatatatatatagGTCCTTTAATCCTTCGTCTTCACACTTTTTTGGCTGGTCTAAGCAAACCAATCACGTGTAGCATATTAAAACCGATGGAGCACATTCCCTCATAAGTTGCAAAGAGCAATTTAAATCAACTGAATATTATTATCTTGGATcgaacaaaatgttttaataatataaaaagatgCTGTCAGCCATAGTTGAGCTTTTACAACAATCATCTCTATCATTTTAAAACCGATGGTACACATTCCCCATAAGCTTAAGTGTGATTCAATGGCACCTTTAAATGTCTTGGATCCGataaattattctaaaaatgTAGAAATGTCCTATTAACTCCTTGGTGTAATCAGGGATTTTGCCGTTTCTTTGATTGGATACTCTAATGAGGATTCTTTGAGCAACATTCTAGTTTAAGGTCTTACCCTTAATAACACGACCCTTCATAATCAAACAGAATCTACGttggtgtatgtatgtatgtatgtatctatatatatatttatctatttgcctatctatctatctatctatctatctatctatctatctatctatctatctatctatctatttatctatatatctatctatctatctatctatctatctatctatctatctatctatctatctatctatctatccatttatctatctatctatctatctatctatctatctatctatctatctatctatctatctatctatctatctatctatctatctatctatctatctatctatctatctatctatctatctatctatctatctatctatctatctatctatctatctatctatcaattacattaaattaacattctccaatatatatttctttaaattatttatttatttttgtatcttataaattacaaattattgatttcaatttgttttttttttacattaaaacatGTAACATTTTGtgtctgtgtttatttttatataacataatttaacttatatttaaaaatatttgtttgcagcttaataaaattaacaaaaattcgcaaaaacaaaaatacaaaaaaataaaataataattaaaattttaagatacaAAGTAGCACACATTGAATTTTAACATAGAGATACAcaagttttcaattatttatataaaatgaaaatgtatttgtatttaaaacaaaagagaaatgcaattatgtaaataattttgttagaaatttgaCAGGAAGACATAGTTGAGCAAAacagaagaaaacaaaatggCACTAAtttttgcaaagtttttttataactaaagaGATAGAAGAGTTTGGAAAATTAGtgcattattatattaaaaaaataataaaaataaacaattataccAGTGCTTTGTTTAATTAGGAATGTTAATAGTTAATAAGCTAATAAGAAAAGAGATTAAGATTTAAGTTTggttatatgaaaaaatttcaaagtattttgttttgaaaagacGCTTAAGCTATAAGAAAAAAGCTGTAGGAAGTACAAGAGTTATACATACATgtttaaagagagagagagagagaaactTAAAAACTAACATTAAAAAGTCTTGGTTAAATAGAGCTAGAGTTTAGAAGTATTAAACTTGAGAAAGAGTGAGTGGggaaaaaagctaaaattgtTGGAAATACCAAAAGTGTAGTTAACATAGATATTataatatccttttttttataaagttttaaaatatttttctatcctTTTGAAACCATCATCACAtttctttagtatttttaaaaattttacttttttttaatatgttttaaaactaaattttgtttctttgttttatttggcataataaatatatatattttataaataatttatatatgtttttaattatatttgttatgattttaaatatatataatttgtttcctctaattgtgtttgttttataattttttcttttctaccataaaatttcactctattttaaatttttttaagttattttttttttaatttcaaataaataagtggacttttaaaagtaataagttATTCGTTATACAAAAATTGCACTCAAAACCACTTGGAATTGTtgaaaaacagttaaaaattttataattgttaaaaaaaaattaatattgaaattttaaaaatcctcCTTTGGGGTccctttttcttcttttattacgtaaataatttcatattccaaatgttttcttttcaatatttttgaatttagtcttatttttttgaaaatcataaaataattttaaaaattctcttacAGAAATGTTTAACTTTGCCTCAATTGTTTGTTTACACGCtcataactaaaactaaaaaatttatatattttttacaatttttttatttttacttaaatttatttaattgttttttgtttttattaaaactttttttatggcCTTTAAGGTACacaatttaatatgtttttttttgtgtttttctttaaatttttgaacttttttccatgtgtttttgttgtaaataaaatgtataatgtttttcaaaaatatatatgtatttgtatgtatgcaagtatgtagttttataataatttattaataatttttttcgttgccaaaaaaaagtattatttttatataaaatttttttaccttttttttgttcataatttattgaaatatttatttggtttCCCTGCTATTAAAAGAGATAATTTCTTGGTTTTTTTCGTCGCATTTACATTATTGGATCGgatgtttttgga is part of the Lucilia cuprina isolate Lc7/37 chromosome 3, ASM2204524v1, whole genome shotgun sequence genome and harbors:
- the LOC111680598 gene encoding diptericin-D-like, with the protein product MAAVFAQPEKIKDPKIFVAGGGNQKDGYDFIADVRKNVYESGDKHSFDITGGYSQHVGGPYGNSPADRRVGGIYTYRW